The following are encoded in a window of Chlorocebus sabaeus isolate Y175 chromosome 22, mChlSab1.0.hap1, whole genome shotgun sequence genomic DNA:
- the SETMAR gene encoding histone-lysine N-methyltransferase SETMAR isoform X3: MQSLFLNAMSCADAVTTAETEWSRKVCSSTSKCSRRIKKAGDFVPWNLYQKEEQSNISCGNEKEPSMCGSAPSVFPSCKRLTLETMKMMLDKKQIRAIFLFEFKMGRKAAETTRNINNAFGPGTANERTVQWWFKKFCKGDESLEDEERSGRPSEVDNDQLRAIIEADPLTTTREVAEELNVNHSTVVRHLKQIGKVKKLDKWVPHELTENQKNRRFEVSSSLILRNRNEPFLDRIVTCDEKWILYDNRRRSAQWLDQEEAPKHFSKPILHPKKIMVTIWWSAAGVIHYSFLNPGETITSEKYAQEIDEMHQKLQHLQLALVNRKGPILLHDNARPHVAQPTLQKLNELGYEVLPHPPYSPDLLPTNYHIFKHLNNFLQGKRFHNQQDAENAFQEFVKSRSTDFYATGINQLISRWQKCVDCNGSYFD; this comes from the exons ATGCAGAGCCTGTTTTTGAATGCAATGTCCTGTGCCGATGCAGTGACTACTGCAGAAACAGAGTGGTCCAGAAAGGTCTGCAGTTCCACTTCCAAGTGTTCAAGACGCATAAAAAAGGCTGGGGACTTCGTACCTTGGAATTTATACCAAAAGGAAG AACAGTCGAACATCAGTTGTGGAAATGAGAAGGAACCCAGCATGTGTGGCTCAGCCCCTTCTGTGTTCCCCTCCTGCAAGCGATTGACCCTTGAG actatgaaaatgatgttagacaaaaagcaaattcgaGCAATTTTTTTATTCGAGTTCAAAATGGGTCGTAAAGCAGCAGAGACAACTCGCAACATTAACAAcgcatttggcccaggaactgctaacgaacgtacagtgcagtggtggttcaagaagttttgcaaaggagatgagagccttgaagatgaggagcgTAGTGGCCGGCCATCAGAAGTTGACAACGACCAACTGAGAGCAATCATcgaagctgatcctcttacaactacaAGAGAAGTTGCCGAAGAACTTAATGTAAACCATTCTACAGTCGTtcggcatttgaagcaaattggaaaggtgaaaaagctcgataagtgggtgcctcatgagctgactgaaaatcaaaaaaatcgtcgttttgaagtgtcatcttctcttattctacgcAACCGCAACGAACCATTTCTCGATCGGATTGTGACGTGCgatgaaaagtggattttatatgacAACCGGCGACGATCAGCTCAGTGGTTGGATCaagaagaagctccaaagcacttctCAAAGCCAATCTTGCACCCAAAAAAGATCATGGTCACTATTTGGTGGTCTGCTGCTGGTgtgatccactacagctttctgaatcccggtgaaaccattacatctgagaagtatgctcaggAAATCGATGAGATGCACCAAAAACTGCAACACCTGCAGCTggcattggtcaacagaaagggcccaattCTTCTCCACGACAATGCCCGACCGCATGTTGCACAACCCACacttcaaaagttgaatgaattgggctatgaagttttgcctcatccaCCGTATTCACCTGACCTCTTGCCAACCAACTACCACATCTTCAAGCATCtcaacaactttttgcagggaaaacgcTTCCACAACCaacaggatgcagaaaatgctttccaagagtttgtCAAATCCCGAAGCACGGATTTTTACGCTACAGGAATAAACCAACTTATTTCtcgttggcaaaaatgtgttgattgtaatggttcctattttgattaa
- the SETMAR gene encoding histone-lysine N-methyltransferase SETMAR isoform X4: MFAEAAKKTGPCGMAEFKEKPEAPTEQLDIACGQENLPVGAWPPGAAPAPFQTMKMMLDKKQIRAIFLFEFKMGRKAAETTRNINNAFGPGTANERTVQWWFKKFCKGDESLEDEERSGRPSEVDNDQLRAIIEADPLTTTREVAEELNVNHSTVVRHLKQIGKVKKLDKWVPHELTENQKNRRFEVSSSLILRNRNEPFLDRIVTCDEKWILYDNRRRSAQWLDQEEAPKHFSKPILHPKKIMVTIWWSAAGVIHYSFLNPGETITSEKYAQEIDEMHQKLQHLQLALVNRKGPILLHDNARPHVAQPTLQKLNELGYEVLPHPPYSPDLLPTNYHIFKHLNNFLQGKRFHNQQDAENAFQEFVKSRSTDFYATGINQLISRWQKCVDCNGSYFD, encoded by the exons AGTTTAAGGAGAAGCCTGAGGCCCCGACTGAGCAGCTGGATATCGCATGCGGCCAGGAAAACTTGCCGGTGGGCGCGTGGCCCCCGGGGGCCGCGCCGGCGCCCTTCCAG actatgaaaatgatgttagacaaaaagcaaattcgaGCAATTTTTTTATTCGAGTTCAAAATGGGTCGTAAAGCAGCAGAGACAACTCGCAACATTAACAAcgcatttggcccaggaactgctaacgaacgtacagtgcagtggtggttcaagaagttttgcaaaggagatgagagccttgaagatgaggagcgTAGTGGCCGGCCATCAGAAGTTGACAACGACCAACTGAGAGCAATCATcgaagctgatcctcttacaactacaAGAGAAGTTGCCGAAGAACTTAATGTAAACCATTCTACAGTCGTtcggcatttgaagcaaattggaaaggtgaaaaagctcgataagtgggtgcctcatgagctgactgaaaatcaaaaaaatcgtcgttttgaagtgtcatcttctcttattctacgcAACCGCAACGAACCATTTCTCGATCGGATTGTGACGTGCgatgaaaagtggattttatatgacAACCGGCGACGATCAGCTCAGTGGTTGGATCaagaagaagctccaaagcacttctCAAAGCCAATCTTGCACCCAAAAAAGATCATGGTCACTATTTGGTGGTCTGCTGCTGGTgtgatccactacagctttctgaatcccggtgaaaccattacatctgagaagtatgctcaggAAATCGATGAGATGCACCAAAAACTGCAACACCTGCAGCTggcattggtcaacagaaagggcccaattCTTCTCCACGACAATGCCCGACCGCATGTTGCACAACCCACacttcaaaagttgaatgaattgggctatgaagttttgcctcatccaCCGTATTCACCTGACCTCTTGCCAACCAACTACCACATCTTCAAGCATCtcaacaactttttgcagggaaaacgcTTCCACAACCaacaggatgcagaaaatgctttccaagagtttgtCAAATCCCGAAGCACGGATTTTTACGCTACAGGAATAAACCAACTTATTTCtcgttggcaaaaatgtgttgattgtaatggttcctattttgattaa
- the SETMAR gene encoding histone-lysine N-methyltransferase SETMAR isoform X1, which produces MPRPGPFSVNPRHHLRKGAVLFSPLPEAQNQRPYENPAFCPSPVLRTQGGIKGEVIYLSGLRCLSQYTPDHVVGPGADIDPTQITFPGCICVRTPCLPGTCSCLRHGENYDDNSCLRDIGSGGKYAEPVFECNVLCRCSDYCRNRVVQKGLQFHFQVFKTHKKGWGLRTLEFIPKGRFVCEYAGEVLGFSEVQRRIHLQTKSDSNYIIAIREHVYTGQVMETFVDPTYIGNIGRFLNHSCEPNLLMIPVRIDSMVPKLALFAAKDIVPEEELSYDYSGRYLNLTGSEDKERLDNGKLRKPCYCGAKSCTAFLPFDGSLYCPLEQSNISCGNEKEPSMCGSAPSVFPSCKRLTLETMKMMLDKKQIRAIFLFEFKMGRKAAETTRNINNAFGPGTANERTVQWWFKKFCKGDESLEDEERSGRPSEVDNDQLRAIIEADPLTTTREVAEELNVNHSTVVRHLKQIGKVKKLDKWVPHELTENQKNRRFEVSSSLILRNRNEPFLDRIVTCDEKWILYDNRRRSAQWLDQEEAPKHFSKPILHPKKIMVTIWWSAAGVIHYSFLNPGETITSEKYAQEIDEMHQKLQHLQLALVNRKGPILLHDNARPHVAQPTLQKLNELGYEVLPHPPYSPDLLPTNYHIFKHLNNFLQGKRFHNQQDAENAFQEFVKSRSTDFYATGINQLISRWQKCVDCNGSYFD; this is translated from the exons ATGCCACGGCCTGGGCCTTTTTCTGTTAACCCACGGCATCACCTTAGGAAGGGTGCTGTCCTTTTCAGTCCACTCCCTGAAGCGCAGAACCAGAGGCCTTATGAGAACCCGGCTTTTTGTCCCAGTCCTGTCCTCAGAACTCAAGGAGGCATCAAGGGGGAAGTCATTTACCTCTCCGGTCTCAGGTGTCTCTCACAG TACACTCCTGATCATGTAGTTGGACCTGGAGCAGACATTGATCCCACTCAAATAACCTTTCCCGGATGCATTTGTGTCAGAACTCCCTGCCTCCCTGGCACTTGCTCCTGTCTCCGCCATGGAGAGAACTATGATGATAACTCATGCCTTAGAGATATAGGATCTGGAGGAAAGTATGCAGAGCCTGTTTTTGAATGCAATGTCCTGTGCCGATGCAGTGACTACTGCAGAAACAGAGTGGTCCAGAAAGGTCTGCAGTTCCACTTCCAAGTGTTCAAGACGCATAAAAAAGGCTGGGGACTTCGTACCTTGGAATTTATACCAAAAGGAAGGTTTGTCTGTGAATATGCTGGTGAGGTTTTAGGATTCTCTGAAGTTCAGAGAAGAATTCACTTACAAACAAAATCTGACTCTAACTACATTATAGCCATCAGGGAACATGTTTATACTGGGCAGGTAATGGAAACATTTGTTGACCCTACTTATATAGGAAATATTGGAAGATTCCTTAATCATTCTTGTGAGCCAAACCTTTTGATGATTCCTGTCCGAATTGACTCAATGGTACCTAAGTTGGCACTTTTTGCAGCCAAAGATATTGTGCCAGAAGAAGAACTCTCTTATGATTATTCAGGAAGATATCTTAATCTAACAGGCAGTGAAGACAAAGAAAGGCTAGATAATGGGAAACTAAGAAAACCTTGTTACTGTGGTGCCAAATCATGTACTGCTTTCCTGCCTTTTGACGGTTCTCTGTACTGCCCCTTAGAACAGTCGAACATCAGTTGTGGAAATGAGAAGGAACCCAGCATGTGTGGCTCAGCCCCTTCTGTGTTCCCCTCCTGCAAGCGATTGACCCTTGAG actatgaaaatgatgttagacaaaaagcaaattcgaGCAATTTTTTTATTCGAGTTCAAAATGGGTCGTAAAGCAGCAGAGACAACTCGCAACATTAACAAcgcatttggcccaggaactgctaacgaacgtacagtgcagtggtggttcaagaagttttgcaaaggagatgagagccttgaagatgaggagcgTAGTGGCCGGCCATCAGAAGTTGACAACGACCAACTGAGAGCAATCATcgaagctgatcctcttacaactacaAGAGAAGTTGCCGAAGAACTTAATGTAAACCATTCTACAGTCGTtcggcatttgaagcaaattggaaaggtgaaaaagctcgataagtgggtgcctcatgagctgactgaaaatcaaaaaaatcgtcgttttgaagtgtcatcttctcttattctacgcAACCGCAACGAACCATTTCTCGATCGGATTGTGACGTGCgatgaaaagtggattttatatgacAACCGGCGACGATCAGCTCAGTGGTTGGATCaagaagaagctccaaagcacttctCAAAGCCAATCTTGCACCCAAAAAAGATCATGGTCACTATTTGGTGGTCTGCTGCTGGTgtgatccactacagctttctgaatcccggtgaaaccattacatctgagaagtatgctcaggAAATCGATGAGATGCACCAAAAACTGCAACACCTGCAGCTggcattggtcaacagaaagggcccaattCTTCTCCACGACAATGCCCGACCGCATGTTGCACAACCCACacttcaaaagttgaatgaattgggctatgaagttttgcctcatccaCCGTATTCACCTGACCTCTTGCCAACCAACTACCACATCTTCAAGCATCtcaacaactttttgcagggaaaacgcTTCCACAACCaacaggatgcagaaaatgctttccaagagtttgtCAAATCCCGAAGCACGGATTTTTACGCTACAGGAATAAACCAACTTATTTCtcgttggcaaaaatgtgttgattgtaatggttcctattttgattaa
- the SETMAR gene encoding histone-lysine N-methyltransferase SETMAR isoform X2, producing the protein MFAEAAKKTGPCGMAEFKEKPEAPTEQLDIACGQENLPVGAWPPGAAPAPFQYTPDHVVGPGADIDPTQITFPGCICVRTPCLPGTCSCLRHGENYDDNSCLRDIGSGGKYAEPVFECNVLCRCSDYCRNRVVQKGLQFHFQVFKTHKKGWGLRTLEFIPKGRFVCEYAGEVLGFSEVQRRIHLQTKSDSNYIIAIREHVYTGQVMETFVDPTYIGNIGRFLNHSCEPNLLMIPVRIDSMVPKLALFAAKDIVPEEELSYDYSGRYLNLTGSEDKERLDNGKLRKPCYCGAKSCTAFLPFDGSLYCPLEQSNISCGNEKEPSMCGSAPSVFPSCKRLTLETMKMMLDKKQIRAIFLFEFKMGRKAAETTRNINNAFGPGTANERTVQWWFKKFCKGDESLEDEERSGRPSEVDNDQLRAIIEADPLTTTREVAEELNVNHSTVVRHLKQIGKVKKLDKWVPHELTENQKNRRFEVSSSLILRNRNEPFLDRIVTCDEKWILYDNRRRSAQWLDQEEAPKHFSKPILHPKKIMVTIWWSAAGVIHYSFLNPGETITSEKYAQEIDEMHQKLQHLQLALVNRKGPILLHDNARPHVAQPTLQKLNELGYEVLPHPPYSPDLLPTNYHIFKHLNNFLQGKRFHNQQDAENAFQEFVKSRSTDFYATGINQLISRWQKCVDCNGSYFD; encoded by the exons AGTTTAAGGAGAAGCCTGAGGCCCCGACTGAGCAGCTGGATATCGCATGCGGCCAGGAAAACTTGCCGGTGGGCGCGTGGCCCCCGGGGGCCGCGCCGGCGCCCTTCCAG TACACTCCTGATCATGTAGTTGGACCTGGAGCAGACATTGATCCCACTCAAATAACCTTTCCCGGATGCATTTGTGTCAGAACTCCCTGCCTCCCTGGCACTTGCTCCTGTCTCCGCCATGGAGAGAACTATGATGATAACTCATGCCTTAGAGATATAGGATCTGGAGGAAAGTATGCAGAGCCTGTTTTTGAATGCAATGTCCTGTGCCGATGCAGTGACTACTGCAGAAACAGAGTGGTCCAGAAAGGTCTGCAGTTCCACTTCCAAGTGTTCAAGACGCATAAAAAAGGCTGGGGACTTCGTACCTTGGAATTTATACCAAAAGGAAGGTTTGTCTGTGAATATGCTGGTGAGGTTTTAGGATTCTCTGAAGTTCAGAGAAGAATTCACTTACAAACAAAATCTGACTCTAACTACATTATAGCCATCAGGGAACATGTTTATACTGGGCAGGTAATGGAAACATTTGTTGACCCTACTTATATAGGAAATATTGGAAGATTCCTTAATCATTCTTGTGAGCCAAACCTTTTGATGATTCCTGTCCGAATTGACTCAATGGTACCTAAGTTGGCACTTTTTGCAGCCAAAGATATTGTGCCAGAAGAAGAACTCTCTTATGATTATTCAGGAAGATATCTTAATCTAACAGGCAGTGAAGACAAAGAAAGGCTAGATAATGGGAAACTAAGAAAACCTTGTTACTGTGGTGCCAAATCATGTACTGCTTTCCTGCCTTTTGACGGTTCTCTGTACTGCCCCTTAGAACAGTCGAACATCAGTTGTGGAAATGAGAAGGAACCCAGCATGTGTGGCTCAGCCCCTTCTGTGTTCCCCTCCTGCAAGCGATTGACCCTTGAG actatgaaaatgatgttagacaaaaagcaaattcgaGCAATTTTTTTATTCGAGTTCAAAATGGGTCGTAAAGCAGCAGAGACAACTCGCAACATTAACAAcgcatttggcccaggaactgctaacgaacgtacagtgcagtggtggttcaagaagttttgcaaaggagatgagagccttgaagatgaggagcgTAGTGGCCGGCCATCAGAAGTTGACAACGACCAACTGAGAGCAATCATcgaagctgatcctcttacaactacaAGAGAAGTTGCCGAAGAACTTAATGTAAACCATTCTACAGTCGTtcggcatttgaagcaaattggaaaggtgaaaaagctcgataagtgggtgcctcatgagctgactgaaaatcaaaaaaatcgtcgttttgaagtgtcatcttctcttattctacgcAACCGCAACGAACCATTTCTCGATCGGATTGTGACGTGCgatgaaaagtggattttatatgacAACCGGCGACGATCAGCTCAGTGGTTGGATCaagaagaagctccaaagcacttctCAAAGCCAATCTTGCACCCAAAAAAGATCATGGTCACTATTTGGTGGTCTGCTGCTGGTgtgatccactacagctttctgaatcccggtgaaaccattacatctgagaagtatgctcaggAAATCGATGAGATGCACCAAAAACTGCAACACCTGCAGCTggcattggtcaacagaaagggcccaattCTTCTCCACGACAATGCCCGACCGCATGTTGCACAACCCACacttcaaaagttgaatgaattgggctatgaagttttgcctcatccaCCGTATTCACCTGACCTCTTGCCAACCAACTACCACATCTTCAAGCATCtcaacaactttttgcagggaaaacgcTTCCACAACCaacaggatgcagaaaatgctttccaagagtttgtCAAATCCCGAAGCACGGATTTTTACGCTACAGGAATAAACCAACTTATTTCtcgttggcaaaaatgtgttgattgtaatggttcctattttgattaa